The following are encoded in a window of Alosa sapidissima isolate fAloSap1 chromosome 10, fAloSap1.pri, whole genome shotgun sequence genomic DNA:
- the mylipb gene encoding E3 ubiquitin-protein ligase MYLIP-B translates to MFCHVTRSDSVVMEVEVDAKANGEDCLNKVCQKLGIIEVDYFGLQFTGSGGESLWLNLRNRISQQMDNVSPCRLKLRVKFFVEPHLILQEQTRHLFLLHVKEELHRGSLRLDAEQAAEFCALLAQAELGDYNPNTAKYSYAHLCGEEPSPATLNGLISKHQELEGMGRPSAEYQALQLVSTLENYGVEWHWARNSEGQSLAIGVGPEGVSVCKEDFTLINRIVYPVFQMATHSGKSVNLTVTKDTGESVVLEFKLVSSRAAKGLYRAITEIHAFYRCDTVTSAVMMQYSRDFKGHLASLFLNENIDLGKRYVFDIQRTSKEVYDRTRRALFSAGGTTTTDASAGGQRCRSMLRSLGEDGEEDEEADEEEGEEEGACEGCQETRLVRERLQRLQEALLCALCCEEEINAAFCPCGHTVCCQGCATQLQCCPVCRSEVDHIQQVYLPTCASLLNLALPSKHTSYTIHRALPSHRDAAMDYTDSEKIC, encoded by the exons ATGTTCTGCCACGTTACGCGATCTGATTCGGTTGTTATGGAGGTTGAGGTCGATGCCAAGGCAAACGGAGAGGACTGCTTGAATAAG GTATGTCAAAAGTTGGGAATCATTGAAGTGGATTACTTTGGACTTCAGTTTACTggcagtggaggagagagcTTGTGGCTGAATCTGAGAAACAGAATCTCCCAACAGATGGACAACGTGTCCCCATGCCGACTGAAACTGAGAGTGAAGTTCTTTGTGGAGCCTCATCTCATCCTTCAGGAACAAACAAG ACACCTGTTCCTGTTGCACGTGAAGGAGGAGCTCCACAGAGGTAGCCTGCGCCTGGACGCTGAGCAGGCCGCCGAGTTCTGTGCCCTGCTGGCCCAGGCTGAGCTGGGGGACTACAACCCCAACACCGCCAAGTATAGCTACGCCCACCTGTGCGGAGAAGAGCCCAGTCCTGCCACCCTCAACGG CCTTATTTCGAAGCACCAGGAGCTGGAGGGGATGGGCCGTCCGTCGGCAGAGTACCAGGCCCTGCAGCTGGTGTCCACTCTGGAGAACTACGGTGTGGAGTGGCACTGGGCCAGGAACAGCGAGGGCCAGAGTCTGGCCATAGGAGTGGGCCCAGAGGGAGTGTCCGTCTGCAAGGAGGACTTCACACTCATCAACAG GATTGTTTATCCAGTCTTCCAGATGGCCACACACTCGGGCAAGAGCGTAAACCTGACGGTCACCAAGGATACCGGCGAGAGTGTTGTCCTTGAGTTCAAGCTTGTCAGCTCCCGAGCAGCCAAGGGCCTGTATAGAGCCATCACAGAGATCCACGCCTTCTACAG ATGTGACACGGTCACCAGCGCCGTGATGATGCAATACAGCCGAGACTTCAAAGGCCACCTGGCCTCTCTCTTCCTGAACGAGAACATCGACCTGGGCAAGCGCTACGTCTTCGACATCCAGCGCACCTCCAAAGAGGTGTACGACCGCACGCGCCGGGCCCTCTTCAGCGCCGGGGGGACAACGACGACAGACGCCTCGGCAGGCGGCCAGCGGTGTCGCTCCATGCTGCGCTCCCTCGGGGAGGAcggggaggaggacgaggaggcggACGAGGAGGAGGGCGAGGAGGAGGGCGCGTGCGAGGGCTGCCAGGAGACGCGGCTGGTGCGGGAGCGGCTCCAGAGGCTGCAGGAGGCCCTGCTGTGCGCCCTGTGCTGCGAGGAGGAGATCAACGCCGCCTTCTGCCCCTGCGGACACACCGTCTGCTGTCAGGGCTGCGCCACCCAGCTCCAG TGTTGCCCAGTGTGTCGTTCAGAAGTGGACCACATCCAGCAGGTCTACCTTCCCACATGTGCCAGCCTGCTGAACCTGGCACTGCCAAGCAAGCACACCTCCTATACTATACACAGGGCACTGCCCTCACACAGAGACGCTGCAATGGACTACACGGACAGTGAAAAGATCTGTTAA